A genomic window from Luteolibacter sp. LG18 includes:
- a CDS encoding NADH-quinone oxidoreductase subunit N has translation MPAYYLEALTVALGILLLMAEAFSSNRSKAWVGGAAAVGLGLILVALFCAVGPEAKPDAAWAKWPLWNFYSFDSLARFYKGFALVSTLLVVLLSIDFRSVLARFTDHPGSESGTGEFYALPVFACAGMMWMASAKDLAGAFVALELVTITFYILVAYMRRNVGSLEAGVKYLILGALSTGFLVYGIAWIYGTTGTMSLAGISQWISSQPSVQEPGQSYLPLLFGIALVMVSLGFKVGATPMQVWIPDVYQGAPTPTTAFLSVGSKAAGFILLIRFLQPFLAPESPVRGPVLVLLLVLACLTLVFGNLAAIPQTNFKRLLAYSSIAHAGFLLLALAAWNTDEANLLGSVKTVSFYLATYLLMTLGTFFVLGQIRIQSEGERIEDFNGLGQRNPLLALAVTVLLAALAGVPLTAGFYGKFFVFSLAVKQQLWSGVGLGFIAAAAGFYYYFKTIRAMWWQPSAEGAKALVLPTVTRVVVAVLTVLVLLLGVWPQPVLWLLG, from the coding sequence CCCGCTTACTACCTCGAAGCCCTGACCGTCGCGCTCGGCATCCTCCTGCTGATGGCCGAGGCGTTTTCCTCGAACCGCTCGAAAGCCTGGGTCGGCGGCGCGGCCGCGGTCGGGCTGGGATTGATTCTCGTGGCCCTGTTCTGCGCGGTCGGGCCGGAGGCGAAACCGGACGCGGCCTGGGCGAAATGGCCGCTGTGGAACTTCTACAGCTTCGATTCGCTCGCTCGCTTCTACAAGGGCTTCGCGCTGGTCTCCACCCTGCTGGTGGTGCTGCTTTCGATCGACTTCCGCTCCGTGCTCGCGCGCTTCACCGATCACCCGGGCTCCGAATCCGGCACCGGTGAGTTCTACGCGCTGCCGGTCTTCGCCTGCGCGGGCATGATGTGGATGGCCTCCGCCAAGGACCTCGCCGGTGCCTTCGTGGCGCTGGAGCTGGTGACGATCACCTTCTACATCTTGGTGGCCTACATGCGCCGCAATGTCGGTTCGCTGGAGGCAGGCGTTAAATACCTCATCCTCGGCGCGCTCAGCACCGGCTTCCTCGTTTACGGCATCGCCTGGATCTACGGCACCACCGGCACGATGAGCCTGGCGGGCATCAGCCAGTGGATCAGCTCCCAGCCGTCCGTGCAGGAACCCGGCCAGAGCTACCTGCCGCTGCTCTTCGGCATCGCGCTGGTGATGGTGTCGCTTGGCTTCAAGGTCGGCGCCACGCCGATGCAGGTGTGGATCCCGGACGTCTATCAGGGTGCTCCCACCCCGACCACCGCCTTCCTCTCCGTCGGCTCGAAGGCCGCGGGCTTCATCCTGCTCATTCGTTTCCTCCAGCCCTTCCTCGCCCCGGAGTCGCCGGTGCGCGGCCCGGTGCTGGTGCTGCTGCTGGTGCTCGCCTGCCTGACGCTGGTCTTCGGCAACCTCGCCGCGATCCCGCAAACGAACTTCAAGCGCCTGCTGGCCTACTCCTCGATCGCCCACGCCGGATTCCTCCTGCTGGCGCTCGCCGCCTGGAACACCGACGAAGCCAACCTGCTCGGCTCGGTGAAGACGGTGTCCTTCTACCTCGCCACCTACCTGCTGATGACGCTCGGCACCTTCTTCGTGCTCGGCCAGATCCGCATCCAGAGCGAGGGCGAGCGCATCGAGGACTTCAACGGCCTCGGCCAGCGCAACCCGCTGCTCGCGCTCGCCGTGACCGTCCTGCTCGCCGCGCTGGCGGGCGTGCCGCTCACCGCCGGGTTCTACGGCAAGTTCTTCGTCTTCTCGCTGGCCGTGAAACAGCAGCTCTGGAGCGGCGTCGGCCTCGGCTTCATCGCCGCGGCGGCCGGCTTCTACTACTACTTCAAAACGATCCGCGCGATGTGGTGGCAGCCGTCCGCCGAAGGCGCGAAGGCCCTGGTCCTGCCGACCGTCACCCGCGTGGTGGTCGCCGTGCTGACCGTGCTGGTCCTGCTCCTCGGCGTGTGGCCGCAGCCGGTGCTGTGGCTGCTGGGCTGA
- the nadB gene encoding L-aspartate oxidase, which produces MTADFLVIGTGIAGLSFAIRAARHGSVIVLAKGGVYESNTAWAQGGIASVLPPGFCDDGDTIEKHVADTLDAGAGLCDEAAVRTIVGEGAATIDDLTGYGVAFDRENGHYQLGKEGGHSQRRILHARDTTGREIARALVEQARKTPNLTILEHHYAIDLITTAKLGAVIDDRVLGAYVLDRRSGAVRVFRSDRVVLATGGCGKVYLYTTNPDASTGDGVAMAWRAGANVANMEFIQFHPTCFYNPAATGPEARSFLVSEAVRGEGGVLINAKGEDFTKKSDPRGSLAPRDIVARAIDREIKRTGAPCVYLDVTHKPAGFMREHFPFIHETLLKYGIDCEKQPIPVVPAAHYQCGGVVTDVDGKTSVRGLYAIGEVACTGLHGANRLASNSLLEGNVVARRALEEMLKFYSPGKPHEDEPPEIPEWHHGDVAEPDELVVIYHNWDEIRRLMWDYVSIVRTENRLRRAAARLRNLKKEVREFYWGHRVNADILELRNLVAVAGLIVDCAIRRKESRGLHFTLDHPQAVERQKRDTMLRKF; this is translated from the coding sequence ATGACCGCCGACTTCCTTGTCATCGGCACCGGCATCGCCGGACTGAGTTTCGCGATCCGGGCCGCCAGGCACGGATCGGTCATCGTGCTCGCCAAGGGCGGCGTCTATGAATCCAACACCGCCTGGGCCCAGGGCGGCATCGCCTCGGTGCTGCCACCCGGCTTCTGCGACGATGGAGACACGATCGAGAAGCACGTGGCCGACACCCTCGACGCCGGCGCGGGGCTTTGCGACGAAGCGGCCGTCCGCACCATCGTGGGGGAAGGCGCGGCCACCATCGACGACCTGACCGGCTACGGCGTGGCCTTCGACCGGGAGAACGGCCACTACCAGCTCGGCAAGGAAGGCGGCCACTCGCAGCGCCGCATCCTCCACGCCCGCGACACCACCGGCCGGGAAATCGCCCGCGCGCTGGTGGAACAGGCGCGGAAGACCCCGAACCTCACCATTCTCGAGCACCACTACGCCATCGACCTGATCACCACCGCCAAGCTCGGCGCGGTGATCGACGACCGCGTGCTGGGTGCCTACGTCCTGGACCGCCGCAGCGGCGCGGTCCGCGTCTTCCGCTCCGACCGCGTGGTGCTCGCCACCGGCGGCTGCGGCAAGGTCTACCTCTACACCACCAACCCGGACGCCTCGACCGGCGACGGCGTAGCGATGGCGTGGCGGGCCGGGGCGAACGTGGCGAACATGGAGTTCATCCAGTTCCACCCGACCTGTTTCTACAACCCCGCGGCCACCGGCCCCGAGGCCCGCTCCTTCCTCGTCAGCGAGGCGGTGCGCGGCGAGGGCGGCGTGCTGATCAACGCCAAGGGCGAGGATTTCACCAAGAAGAGCGACCCGCGCGGCTCGTTGGCGCCGCGCGACATCGTGGCCCGGGCGATCGACCGCGAGATCAAGCGCACCGGCGCGCCCTGCGTCTATCTGGACGTCACGCACAAGCCCGCCGGGTTCATGCGGGAGCACTTCCCCTTCATCCACGAGACCCTGCTCAAATACGGGATCGACTGCGAGAAACAGCCGATCCCGGTGGTGCCCGCGGCCCACTACCAGTGCGGCGGCGTGGTCACCGATGTCGACGGCAAGACCAGCGTCCGCGGCCTCTACGCCATCGGCGAGGTCGCCTGCACCGGCCTCCACGGCGCGAACCGCCTGGCCTCGAACTCGCTGTTGGAGGGCAATGTCGTCGCCCGCCGCGCGCTGGAGGAGATGCTCAAGTTCTACTCCCCCGGTAAACCGCACGAGGACGAGCCGCCCGAGATCCCGGAATGGCACCACGGCGACGTGGCCGAGCCCGACGAGCTGGTGGTCATCTACCACAACTGGGACGAGATCCGCCGCCTGATGTGGGACTATGTCTCCATCGTCCGCACCGAGAACCGCTTGCGCCGCGCCGCCGCCCGGCTCCGGAACCTGAAGAAGGAAGTCCGCGAGTTCTATTGGGGCCACCGGGTCAACGCCGACATTCTCGAGCTGCGGAACCTGGTGGCCGTGGCGGGATTGATCGTGGACTGCGCCATCCGCCGGAAGGAATCCCGCGGCCTGCATTTCACCCTCGACCACCCGCAGGCGGTCGAACGGCAGAAGCGGGATACCATGTTGCGGAAGTTCTAA
- a CDS encoding PEP-CTERM sorting domain-containing protein: MKTKLLLGVAAIAAAVLSGRSHAQTLQAHLIDASPQILVSVTFDGNPSHAEAQNAGQLNFDFGPAFCVEPLAGLSYGETLVYDIQSPQSLAQYDTISRLVGGYLASGKTDIDAAAVQAAIWEVVMGDNGNLSTGNVKLLDSPAVVTAANNYLANVATYTPVTLTYLTNNTRQDVVTWSTVPEPSSVLLLGLASLTVLRRKR, from the coding sequence ATGAAAACGAAACTGCTGCTAGGCGTGGCAGCGATCGCTGCGGCCGTGCTGTCTGGCCGATCCCACGCCCAAACCCTCCAGGCGCATCTCATCGATGCGAGCCCGCAGATCTTGGTGTCCGTCACTTTCGACGGCAATCCAAGCCACGCCGAGGCCCAGAACGCCGGCCAATTGAATTTCGACTTCGGCCCCGCCTTCTGCGTGGAGCCGCTGGCCGGCCTCTCGTATGGCGAGACGCTGGTCTACGACATCCAGAGCCCGCAGTCGCTGGCCCAGTATGACACGATCTCGCGCCTCGTCGGCGGCTACCTCGCCTCCGGCAAGACCGACATCGATGCCGCCGCGGTGCAGGCCGCGATCTGGGAAGTGGTGATGGGCGACAATGGCAACCTCTCCACTGGCAATGTGAAGCTGCTCGATTCGCCCGCGGTGGTGACGGCAGCCAACAACTACCTGGCCAATGTGGCCACGTACACCCCGGTGACCCTCACCTACCTGACGAACAACACCCGCCAGGACGTGGTGACCTGGAGCACCGTGCCGGAACCCAGCTCCGTGCTGCTTCTCGGCCTCGCCTCGCTAACTGTTCTTCGCCGGAAACGCTGA
- a CDS encoding MFS transporter, protein MADDAPSSRYPVFPMMWVMCFFLGLSPGFWGAALTNILNAKGLGEWITLAFMVSPCAAMVSPLIAGALADQRIRAERLLGIIAMTSAGLLLVAFWSLDHGWNTWWFIGFLALHALFAGPMWGLGTMVALTHLKHGERQFPLVRLGGTIGWMVAGLATSYLLHGDRSSTSGYASVITRVMLGLIAFLLPATHPTSKSRSWTSLLGLEAFSLLKERDHFVFFLTTALLSVPMSAFYMFVPRHLEALGDLHASGTMTLGQWSEVGAMVFVGAVMARCRVKTVLIWALGLTLARFVCFTVAGANSVRGWLIAGVSLHGIAYTFYFITAQIFLDRRVPPGLRGQAQGLLTLMSAGVGTLTGTLFVGYLYRLAVIGGSGGWTLFWAVLSGILLLCLVIFATLYKGVTANEAPAEK, encoded by the coding sequence GTGGCCGACGACGCACCTTCCTCCCGCTATCCGGTGTTCCCGATGATGTGGGTGATGTGCTTTTTCCTCGGCCTGTCGCCGGGCTTCTGGGGTGCCGCCCTGACCAATATCCTCAATGCCAAGGGGCTGGGGGAGTGGATCACGCTCGCCTTCATGGTGTCGCCCTGCGCCGCGATGGTGTCGCCGCTGATCGCCGGAGCCCTCGCGGACCAGCGGATCCGTGCAGAGCGTTTGCTCGGCATCATTGCCATGACCAGCGCAGGCCTGTTGCTGGTGGCCTTTTGGTCGCTCGATCATGGCTGGAACACGTGGTGGTTCATCGGCTTCCTCGCCCTCCACGCCCTGTTCGCCGGTCCGATGTGGGGGCTCGGCACCATGGTGGCGCTCACCCACCTGAAACACGGCGAGCGCCAGTTCCCGCTGGTCCGCCTCGGCGGCACCATCGGTTGGATGGTGGCCGGGCTGGCGACCAGCTATCTGCTCCATGGCGATCGCTCCTCGACCTCCGGCTACGCGTCCGTGATCACCCGGGTGATGCTCGGCCTCATCGCCTTCCTGCTGCCTGCGACCCATCCGACCTCGAAAAGCCGCTCGTGGACCAGCCTGTTGGGCCTCGAGGCCTTCAGCCTGCTGAAGGAGCGGGACCACTTCGTGTTTTTCCTCACCACGGCGCTGCTATCGGTGCCGATGTCGGCGTTCTACATGTTCGTGCCCCGCCATCTGGAGGCGCTGGGGGATCTCCACGCGTCCGGCACGATGACACTCGGCCAGTGGTCGGAGGTGGGCGCGATGGTATTCGTGGGCGCGGTGATGGCGCGTTGCCGGGTGAAAACCGTGCTGATCTGGGCGCTTGGGCTCACGCTTGCCCGCTTCGTTTGTTTCACGGTGGCCGGGGCCAACAGTGTCCGGGGCTGGCTGATCGCTGGGGTCTCGCTCCACGGGATCGCCTACACGTTCTATTTTATCACCGCCCAGATCTTCCTGGACCGGCGGGTGCCGCCGGGGCTCCGCGGACAGGCCCAGGGGCTGCTCACCCTGATGTCGGCGGGAGTCGGAACCCTCACCGGGACTCTGTTCGTCGGCTACCTCTACCGCCTCGCGGTGATCGGTGGCAGCGGCGGCTGGACCCTGTTCTGGGCCGTGCTTTCTGGCATCCTGTTGCTCTGCCTGGTGATTTTCGCCACGCTCTACAAGGGCGTGACGGCCAATGAGGCCCCAGCTGAAAAGTAG